The Streptomyces sp. NBC_00224 genome contains the following window.
GCCGGCGCAGGATGGGCACCACGTGGTCGACGAACCGGTCGAGGCCGGACGGCAGGACCGCGGGCATGATGTTGAAAGCGTCGGCGGCGCCGAGGCGGAATCAGTCCTCCTGGTCGTTCTCGTGTTCCTGGTGGTCCTGGTGGTCCTGGTGTTCCGTCACGCCGAGGGCGGCGAGGAGCCGCTCGCGGTAGCCGCCGAGCAGAGGGTCGCGGTACCGGCGCGGGTGTGGGCGCTCGATGGTGAGGTCGAGGCCGATGCGGCCCCGGTCGAGCACGAGCACCCGGTCGGCCAGCACGATCGCCTCGTCCACGTCGTGCGTGACGAGGAGGACGGAGGGCCGGTGGCGCTCCCACAACTCGCGCAGGAGTGTGTGCATACGGATGCGGGTCAGCGCGTCCAGGGCGCCGAACGGCTCGTCGGCGAGGAGCAGTTCGGGTTCTCTGACGAGGGAGCGGGCCAGCGCGGCACGCTGGGCCTCGCCGCCCGACAGCTCGTTGGGCCAGGCCCTCTCGCGCCCCGCGAGACCCACCTCGGCGAGGGCCGCGCGACCGCGCCCCACGGCTTCCTTGCCGTCGGTGCCCAGCAGGACGTTGTCCAGCACCCGGCACCAGGGCAGCAGCCGGGAGTCCTGGAAGACCACCGACACCCTGGCCGGGGCGGTCAGGTCGCCGCTGCCCGCGACCCGGTGGTCCAGCCCGGCGATGGCCCGCAGCAGCGTGCTCTTGCCGGAGCCGCTGTGGCCGAGCAGGGCCGTGAACTGCCCGGCCGGGATGGCGAGGTCGATGCCGTCGAGGACCGTTCGGCCCTCGAAGGAGCGGGTGAGCCCGGTGAGGCGGACTGCCGGGGTCGTGACGTCGGTGGTCAGTTGCTCAGCGTGCGTCGCCACGACAGCACCCTTCGTTCGACGAGGCGGACCGCGCTGTCGGAGAGCAGGCCGAGGACTCCGTAGATCAGCAGGCCGACGAGGATGATGTCCGTGCGGCCGTAGTTCTGGGCCTGGAACATCATGTAGCCGAGGCCGCTGGTGGCGTTGATCTGCTCCAGGACGACCAGCGAGAGCCAGGAACCGGTCACCCCGAGCCGTAGCCCGACGAAGAAGCCGGGCAGGGCGCCGGGGATGACGATCTGCCGGATGAAACGGATCCTGGACAGGCCCTGCGCCTCGGCGAGTTCGACATAGCGGTGGTCGATGCCCGACAGCGCGGCATGCAGGTTCAGGTAGATCGGGACGTAGACGACGATC
Protein-coding sequences here:
- a CDS encoding ABC transporter ATP-binding protein produces the protein MATHAEQLTTDVTTPAVRLTGLTRSFEGRTVLDGIDLAIPAGQFTALLGHSGSGKSTLLRAIAGLDHRVAGSGDLTAPARVSVVFQDSRLLPWCRVLDNVLLGTDGKEAVGRGRAALAEVGLAGRERAWPNELSGGEAQRAALARSLVREPELLLADEPFGALDALTRIRMHTLLRELWERHRPSVLLVTHDVDEAIVLADRVLVLDRGRIGLDLTIERPHPRRYRDPLLGGYRERLLAALGVTEHQDHQDHQEHENDQED